The following nucleotide sequence is from Cellvibrio sp. PSBB006.
AGCATTGATGTATTGCTGTGAAGTGCTGGTATAGCGGTGTGTTTCTTGATGAAGGCGACCTGCGGGCCGCTTGACTAAAACAGGGAGGAAAATTAGTCAGTGGTATAGGTCCCTTGCATTCAGGTAAGCGCGCTTACGTGAGATTGTTGTGAGTGAATGATTATGTATATTAGCGGTCGTAGTAAAAACCATTCAGTCGTATTGCTAAAGGACTAAACCATGGATTTTTCTTCAGTTCAAAAATACTTGTTATCCAAACACCAGGCGAAGGAAACCTTTCCTTCCGGTCCGGATGTTGCCGTCTATAAGGTTTGCCATAAGATGTTTGCAACGCTCACTCAGGAGTCAGGTGTGGCGCGTGTGAATCTAAAATGTGACCCGGAAGAGGCGGTTGCATTACGCGCTAAATACCCCGCCGTTCAGCCCGGTCACCATATGAATAAAAAGCACTGGAATACAGTGTTTCTTGACAGCACCATCCCGGATAACGAAATTCAACGCATGATTGACAATTCATATGAGTTGGTTATCAATAACCTGCCTAGTGACGAACTCGCACGTTTACTTGCCAGTAAACCCTGATCACGGATCGGGTTCTTCGGGGGGGAGATTATGAGCCGCATTGTCATTACCGGTGCAAGTCGTGGCATAGGCTTGGAGCTGTGCAAATATTTTGCGCGGCAAGGCCATGAAGTCTATGCAGCGTGTCGTGTAATATCAGCTGCGTTGTATCAACTATCTGACTCTGGCGTGATTGCTATCGAGGGTGTTGATGTTTCCCGCGATGATGGCATCGTCAACTTGCGTAGTGCATTGGCAGGAAAATCCATTGATATTCTGATTAACAATGCTGGCGTGCTCGAATCAGATAAGCTCGGCGATTTGGCTTATGCGGACATTGACCATCAATTTCAGGTCAATTCAGTCGGGCCGCTGAGGGTAACTGAGGCTTTAACTGAAAATTTAAAGACCGGTTCCAAAGTAGCAATGATTACCAGCCGAATGGGCTCTATCACAGATAATTCCTCTGGTGGCTATTATGGTTATCGCATGAGTAAAGCTGCGCTGAATGCAGCGGGCGTGAGCCTCGCTCGCGACCTCGGCTCACGTGGAATTGCGGTTGCCTTGTTACACCCGGGCTTTGTTCAAACGGATATGGTCGGCTTTGCGGGTGATATTACCCCCGCTGTTGCTGCGGAACGTTTGGCTGCCCGGATCGACGAACTGACTTTGGAAAGTTCGGGTAGTTTTTGGCACGCTAACGGCGAGCGTTTGCCTTGGTAGTTTTCTCAACTGAAACATCAACATACGCATAAATGTTAATAATAAGTTTGCGTTCAACAGGTTTGCGGTATGGCCACAAAAATTGATGCGTCAATGAGTCATGATATGGTTGCTGAACTCGTTATAGATGAGGTGGAACCCGCATCTATCGTCGATTTTGCACCTGACCTCGCACCGGATATCGGCGTGCGTCTTAAGTTAATCCGAGAACGTAATGGACTTTCCCAGAGAGAGTTGGCCAAACGGGCCGGTATAACTAACAGTAATATCTCAATGATCGAACAGGGCCTTGTGAGTCCGTCGGTTAATTCATTAGCCAAAGTACTCAGCGGCATCCCGATGACTCTGGCTCAGTTTTTTGCCTGTGATCAAGTAGACGTCGGTCAGGTGGTTTATCCGGCCGCCACGCTGGAAGCGGATCAGGTACAGCTCCCCAACGGCGTAGTTATTCAATACCTGGCCACAGAGAAAACACAACGCAAAATATCCATGCGACGCCATTTATACGCGGCTGGTGCCGATACTGGCAGCGAGCCCCTGCGTCATAAAGCGGAAGCCAGCGGCTGGGTTGTGAGCGGACAGATAGAATTAACTGCCGGTATGCAGGTTCATGAATTACAGGAAGGGGATGCTTTTTATTTGGCGGCCCATCAACCTTATCGCATCCGCAATCGGAAAGAGACGGCGGCAGTCATTGTTTTAAGTGTGTTACAACATTAACGGATACTGTTGCCAATGCAGTATGTACGAATCACTGACAGGCAATAACACGCTATAAAATCTTAATCGTTCAGCAACGTTCTCACGCTAATCTCATTACAATCTCATTGTTTATTTGTGTTTCATGTATGGCTTGCACGATTCAGCTTGCTTGCCTATCAGCATTAGAGGTTCTTGTTCCTCTGATATTCCACTAGAGAGAGACTTGTTATGTACCAAGGAAAAGCCATATCAGTTGCCCTGTTGCAAGACGGTATTGCGGAATTGATCTTTGATCTGCAGGGTGAGTCGGTTAATAAATTTAATCTGCAGGCTGTCAGCGAGCTGGATGAGGCGTTGACCCTTTTGGAAAAAAGTCAGGATATCAAAGGGCTGTTGATCACCAGTGCCAAAGATGTCTTTATTGTCGGTGCAGACATCATGGAATTTGGTGCAGTCTTTGCCGCCGGTGCAAACAGCATCATTGAACACCTGAAGAACAACAATCGCAATAATTGCCGCATTGAGGATTTGCCTTTTCCGGTGGTCGTGGCCATCAATGGGTTTGCCTTGGGCGGCGGTATGGAATTGTGTTTGGCATGTGATTACCGCGTCGCGAGCACCAAGGCGAAACTAGGGTTGCCTGAAACCAAATTGGGAATCCTGCCCGGCTGGGGTGGCACGGTACGTTTGCCGCGTGTTGCCGGTTTGGAGACGGCGGTAGAGTGGATTGCTTCCGGTAAAGAAAATGATGCGCAAAGTGCATTGACCGCTCGTGTAGTAGATGCGGTCGTAGAGCCGGAGAAACTGCGTGATGCAGCCATATTTACCTTGCAACAATGCATTAGCGGTAAGTTCGATTACGCTGCACGCCGCGAGCAGAAGAAAGCGCCACTCAAGTTGAATTTTATTGAAGCGATGATGGCTTTCGAGACATCAAAAGCCTTCGTGGGTGCCCAGGCCGGACGCAACTATCCATCACCGGTTACGGCCATCAAAGCTATGCAGAAAGCAGCAGATAAAGGCCGTGATGAGGCATTGCAAATTGAAGCTGAAGCTTTTGCTAAAGTTGCCCAGACCGAGACGGCTCAATCCTTGGTTGGCATCTTTATCAATGAGCAAATGATCAGCAAAAAAGCCAAAAGTTGGGAGAAAAAAGCGGATAAGAAAATTGCGCGCGCAGCGGTGCTTGGCGCGGGCATTATGGGCGGTGGTATTGCCTATCAATCGGCGCTGAAGGGTGTTCCCATCAAGATGAAAGATGTGGCCCAGAAAGGTATTGACCTGGGTTTATCTGAGGCCAATAAACAGCTGAGCAAACGCGTGGAACGCAAAAAAATGACGCCGGCTGAGATGGGCGATGTACTGAATCGTGTTGAGCCAGCATTGACATACGATGGCTTTGACCAGGTTGATATCGTGGTTGAAGCGGTGGTAGAAAATCCCAAAGTCAAACGGACGGTGTTGGCCGAAGTTGAATCCAGGGTGAGCCCTGACACCATTATCGCATCCAATACCTCCACCATCTCGATTTCCTATCTCGCGGAAGCTTTACAGCGCCCTGAAAATTTTTGCGGCATGCATTTTTTCAACCCGGTACACCTGATGCCGTTGGTAGAGGTTATTCGCGGTGACCGGACCTCGGATACTGCCGTTGCTCGCACTGTGGCTTATGCCAATGCGATGGGGAAAAAACCGATTGTTGTAAAAGATTGCCCGGGCTTCCTGGTAAATCGCGTGCTGTTTCCCTATTTCGCCGGCTTCTCAATGCTGGTGCGTGACGGAGTTGATTTCCGCAAGATTGATAAAGTGATGGAAACCTGGGGCTGGCCCATGGGGCCGGCTTATTTACTCGATGTGGTCGGTATCGACACGGCGGTTCATGCAGAAAAAGTCATGGCAGAAGGTTTTCCCGAGCGCATGAAACGTGATTTTACCTCCTGCACAGACGCGTTGTTTGCTGCAGAGCGGTTGGGGCAAAAAAACCAGAAAGGTTTTTACGATTACCAGACAGACAAAAAGGGCAAACCCGAGAAGGTTTTCAATGAAACTGTCATGGACATCATCAAACCTTATGTCACCGGATCGGTTGAAGTAACGGATGATGACATTATTGCGCGGATGATGGTGCCCATGGCCACTGAGTTGGCTCGTTGTCTGGAGGAGGGCATTGTGGAAACAGCGGCTGAGGCGGATATGGCGCTGGTCTACGGCACCGGTTTTCCACCTTTCCGAGGCGGCGTCTTCCGCTGGATTGATTCTATCGGTGTCAGCACATTCTGCGAGATGGCACAGCGCTATAGTCATCTGGGTGCGCTTTATGAGCCGCCCGTCAGCCTGCAAAAAATGGCAGCCAGCAACCAGAAATTTTACGGCTAAGCGTGCGCTTCGTCAGCGCCTTGAGTCTTTAAAGGAGAGAAACCGTGAGTCTACATCCAAGAGATGCCGTTATCGTTGATTATGCCCGCAGCGCCATGGGGCGATCCAAGAATGGTTGCTTCCGCCATGTTCGTGCAGATGATATGTCTGCCGCCATTATCAAAGGTTTGCTGGCCCGAAATGAACAATTGGACCCGGCGACTATTGATGACCTGCTATGGGGCTGCGTTATGCAGCGCGAAGAGCAGGCCTTTAATATCGCGCGTAATATCCTGCTGTTAACGGGCCTACCCCATACCATACCGGCGCAGACGATCAATCGCCTGTGTGGCTCTTCAATGTCCGCCTTACATACGGCCACGGCCAATATCCGTGCTGGCCTGGGTGACGTTTACTTGATTGGTGGTGTGGAACATATGGGGCATTTACCCATGTATGAATCCATTAACCCTAATCCGTTATTGGGATTATCAGTCGCCAAGGCGGCCGGCAATATGGGAATGACGGCCGAATACCTGGCTTTATTACACGGCATCAACCGTCAACAGATGGATGAATTTGGTGCGCGCTCCCACCAACTGGCGGCTAAGGCCCGCGCCGAGGGTCTCTTTAAGCGTGAGATTATCCCGGTGGCGGGTCACAACGCGGATGGTTTCCCCATCATGGTGGAAGATGACGAAACCATTCGCCCGGAAACTACAGTAGAAGCTCTATCCAAACTACCGCCGGTATTTGATCCTAAAAATGGTCAGGTGACGGCGGGCACATCATCCCAGATTTCTGACGGTGCTTCCGTCATGCTGGTCATGTCGGCTGAGCGGGCTCAATCGCTAGGGATGAAGCCGATTGCTCGTGTTATCTCTCTCGGCTTGGCTGGTGTTGATCCATCCATTATGGGATATGGCCCGGTGCCTTCTACTGAAAAAGCATTGCAAAAAGCTAACCTGGCCATCGATGACATTGAGTGCGTGGAATTGAATGAGGCATTCGCCGCTCAGGCTTTACCCGTGTTAAAAGACCTGAAATTGCTTGAGGAAATGGATGAAAAAGTGAATTTGCACGGCGGGGCGATCGCCCTGGGACACCCCTTCGGTTGCTCTGGAACCCGTATAACCGGTTCACTGCTGACAGTGATGTCAGAAAAAGACGCGACCTTGGGTGTCTCCACCATGTGCATTGGGTTGGGACAGGGGATCACTACGGTACTTGAACGCTTGAATTGATTTAACACCTCGAAACCTGAAAACGCCGAAGCTTTGTAGCTTCGGCGTTTTTATTTGAGCAGGCCTTACAGGCTGTCAGCTTTAACCGCATCTGCTAGACTGCCGACCTTCTTGTCATGCCATCCCAGAGGCTAGCGGTGATTGTCCACGCTGTATCCAATCCTGAGTCGTTTATCAGCACCCAGATAGCTCATCTGAAGACGTCAGGTGAGGTAAGTCGGTGTTTTGCTCTGGAATATGTGTGGCGTCAATATTATCTTCCGTCCCAGCCTGAGATCGCGCTGATTGCCTTGGTGGCGGTGAGTAACCATGAGCTTCATGTCGCGCTGTCCGCAGCATCCACTGAATTGCGCGACCGATTAAGTCATCTGGATGACCAGGTTGAAAGTCTCGCCGCGTTTGCAGATAAACATGAATTACCTTGGCTGAACTTATCAGCACCGCTGGTGCTGGAGCCTGTTTATATTCCCAAGCCTTGGGGGCAGGAAATCTGGTATACGGGCATCGAAGTGCGCGGTCAGTCCAGTGTGACAGCGCAAGGCCATAAGGTACCTTTGCCCTGGCTGCTGTCCTTAATGCCTGACTTTCTGGTCGGAGGCTCTGCTGAACATATCATCCTGTTAAAAATTCTCGATCCACTAGCTGACGAGCGTTACGGTGATCTGTATTTTGAGATGCATGAGCAAAAACAGGAAGTATATGTTGTTACGCACATTGATTCCCAAGCCTGGCCTGATGGTGTGGGGGGAATTCGCCTGGGATTTAATCAGCACAAGCGTAGTGAGTTTACTGATGATGCCGCATTTAAGGACGCCTATCTGACAGCAGTTCGCGATTATGAAACGGTCAGGCGTGAAATTGATCGGCAACTTGATCAGCAGCGTCTTGCTCATGATATCGCATTGGATGATCCGGTCGATGCCGCTACGCTTAATGCCTGGTTGAGCGAACTGCCACAAAACTTATTAATCCTGGAAAGTGAAAAGCGCGCAGTCATGCATGCTTACACTGCCATGCAGGATTTGCAGCTGGGTGATGTTGTGAAGGTGCCCTGTTTTACACCTCATGCATTGCAGCATGGTGTGCGTACGGTTGAGTTTCAAACGCCAGTGTATGAAAGAAAAATTCTGTCCTTTACACAAAAAGTGTTAACCCAAACGCATTGGGATACAAAAGAAGCGCTTGAAAAAATATCGCTGGCTATTCCAGCTCTTCCCGCGCTGGAGGAGATTGACTCGACAGCAGATGCTGTAGTCGAGCGGGTTGTCACCTTTGATGATTTTGAAGTCTTGAGGATAGGTTTGGCGGCGGGATCTCATTATTACCTGTCAGCGTGTTCCACTTATCGGCTGTTGATGGTGATATCCGGTAGCCTTGTGTGCTATGCAACTGAGTCGTCGATGCCTTCGCAGGCAAAATATACTCATACACAACACTATTTATCTTCGCAGGCTGTGTTGTTGCCTGTTTCTCTTCAGCAAACTGAATGGGAGGCTGGAGATGAAGGCGCGATAGTCTTGCTGGCAGTGCCTACTGAAATTAGCCGCTACGTTGGGAATGAGTGATATGCACAATCACACACGCTCAGCAAGGCACGGTTATTTTGCATCATGTTTATCGGTTGCTCTCATCTGCCTTTACGGCTCGGTTGTGCAGGCTGCATCGCAACCTTTGTTGTGGCAGGTGCAAGACAAAGAGTCCCGGGTTCGCCTATATCTATTCGGTTCGCTACATTACGGCGATGAAAAATTTTATCCGTTGCCGGATGCTGTGCTTCGAGCTTATCGGGACTCAGATATTTTAGCGGTTGAATTGGATATTGATGCGCTGGATGGCCGAAAAGTGCGAACTGCACTTGAGCAGAATGGCTATTATGCCGGTGAAAAAAACTTGCAAACTGACCTGGATTCGCAAACATGGACATCACTGATAAATGTGGCCAACACCTTGGATGTCGATGTTCAGCGGCTCAATCAATTCAAGCCCTGGTTGGCGGCAATGCAACTAACCAACAGGCAGCTAGCGCTCAGCGATTATCAGCAGTCGCTCGGTCTGGATAAATATTTTTTATCTGAAGCTCGCAATCAAAAAGTTGTCCTGGAACTGGAATCCCTCGATGAACAAATGCAATTGTTCAATCAGTTAAGTGAAATTGAGCAGCGGGAATTTTTACAAACAACCTTGAACGAACATGAGAAGGCGGAAGAAAGCCTGAACAAGCTGGCCGATGCATGGTATCGCGGCGATGAAGATGTTTTGCAAACCTTGGTGTTCAGCGCATTTCGCAAGCGCGAGCTAGGGCAAAAGCTTTATCAGTCTATCTTTGTTGAACGCAATAAGAATATGCTGAATGCTATTGATGCACAGCTGAAAGAATCACAAAAAATTTTTCTCGTCGTGGGTATTGGTCATATGCTGGGTGATGATGGGCTGGTGTCACTGCTTGAAGGGCGGGGATACCGGGTTACGCAGGTTAATACGGCGCAGAAAGATTGATGAAGAGCGGGTTAATGTTAGAATAAAGCCGTGTTCCATTTGCAGTTCAACCCTGCAAAACAATAGAGGTTAGTATGCCATCAACGCTATATGAAATCGCCGAATTACCAAACGGCGATGTCGTGCTGAGAAAAGTCGATGATGAGGGCGGGGAGCCTTTGGTTCGGCTCAGCTTTTCTGCGGAATCACTGGCTTTTATGGGTGAAGGAAAATTTGAAGTCGCTAAGGCAATGATTGAAGCCGGAATGGAAGCTGCTACTGAGTTGGCAGACCAGGATCATCTGGATGAGTTTTCTGAGGGGCTTCCCGAGTTTGAAAAACCGATTCTGCATTAATATCAATGGGGCTATCCATAAACCCCTATGTACCTCCGATTCCTTTTGATATCCCTCAGTAATTAACGTACCCGCAACAATAAACCCTGACAATGGCCTTGGGCGGCCGCAGATTCCAATTGCTTCAATTCTTTGTCATTCAGCTTGCCAGGACTGGCGATAACGGTATGGCTATTTCCTGCGGCCAAGGCTTCCCATGTAATCCACAAGGTATTTTGTTGATCATGGCAATGAATCAGGCGAATCAGACGAGTATCAATTCCAAAGCTCTCCAGTGATTGCCGTGTAATGTTGTGGGGCGCAATCCAGGTAATCCAGCGGTCATGGCAGGTCTTGCTGAGATAGGCGAGCATGGGTAGTAGAAGGGCAGCTTGTTCCGGGGAATGGCTGGTTAAGACGAGTTCAGTCACGCCGCTGTTATAACGGGGCTCACCGCCGGGTTGTTCATCTATACGCACTGTATTAGTCACGGCGAATCACCCCTACGCTCAAACCTTCGATGCTGAAATCCTGGTCTCGCAGGTCGACTTCAATCACTTTGAAATCAGGGTTTTCAGGCCAGAGTTCCACCTGTGCGCGGTTACCAATGCGTTTGAAACGCTTGACGGTTACCTCGTCACCAATCCGCGCTACAACGATCTGGCCGTTGCGTGCTTGATCAGTTCGATGCACAGCGAGTAAATCGCCATCGAGAAT
It contains:
- a CDS encoding MmcQ/YjbR family DNA-binding protein, translating into MDFSSVQKYLLSKHQAKETFPSGPDVAVYKVCHKMFATLTQESGVARVNLKCDPEEAVALRAKYPAVQPGHHMNKKHWNTVFLDSTIPDNEIQRMIDNSYELVINNLPSDELARLLASKP
- a CDS encoding SDR family oxidoreductase; its protein translation is MSRIVITGASRGIGLELCKYFARQGHEVYAACRVISAALYQLSDSGVIAIEGVDVSRDDGIVNLRSALAGKSIDILINNAGVLESDKLGDLAYADIDHQFQVNSVGPLRVTEALTENLKTGSKVAMITSRMGSITDNSSGGYYGYRMSKAALNAAGVSLARDLGSRGIAVALLHPGFVQTDMVGFAGDITPAVAAERLAARIDELTLESSGSFWHANGERLPW
- a CDS encoding helix-turn-helix domain-containing protein, which encodes MATKIDASMSHDMVAELVIDEVEPASIVDFAPDLAPDIGVRLKLIRERNGLSQRELAKRAGITNSNISMIEQGLVSPSVNSLAKVLSGIPMTLAQFFACDQVDVGQVVYPAATLEADQVQLPNGVVIQYLATEKTQRKISMRRHLYAAGADTGSEPLRHKAEASGWVVSGQIELTAGMQVHELQEGDAFYLAAHQPYRIRNRKETAAVIVLSVLQH
- the fadB gene encoding fatty acid oxidation complex subunit alpha FadB — encoded protein: MYQGKAISVALLQDGIAELIFDLQGESVNKFNLQAVSELDEALTLLEKSQDIKGLLITSAKDVFIVGADIMEFGAVFAAGANSIIEHLKNNNRNNCRIEDLPFPVVVAINGFALGGGMELCLACDYRVASTKAKLGLPETKLGILPGWGGTVRLPRVAGLETAVEWIASGKENDAQSALTARVVDAVVEPEKLRDAAIFTLQQCISGKFDYAARREQKKAPLKLNFIEAMMAFETSKAFVGAQAGRNYPSPVTAIKAMQKAADKGRDEALQIEAEAFAKVAQTETAQSLVGIFINEQMISKKAKSWEKKADKKIARAAVLGAGIMGGGIAYQSALKGVPIKMKDVAQKGIDLGLSEANKQLSKRVERKKMTPAEMGDVLNRVEPALTYDGFDQVDIVVEAVVENPKVKRTVLAEVESRVSPDTIIASNTSTISISYLAEALQRPENFCGMHFFNPVHLMPLVEVIRGDRTSDTAVARTVAYANAMGKKPIVVKDCPGFLVNRVLFPYFAGFSMLVRDGVDFRKIDKVMETWGWPMGPAYLLDVVGIDTAVHAEKVMAEGFPERMKRDFTSCTDALFAAERLGQKNQKGFYDYQTDKKGKPEKVFNETVMDIIKPYVTGSVEVTDDDIIARMMVPMATELARCLEEGIVETAAEADMALVYGTGFPPFRGGVFRWIDSIGVSTFCEMAQRYSHLGALYEPPVSLQKMAASNQKFYG
- the fadA gene encoding acetyl-CoA C-acyltransferase FadA → MSLHPRDAVIVDYARSAMGRSKNGCFRHVRADDMSAAIIKGLLARNEQLDPATIDDLLWGCVMQREEQAFNIARNILLLTGLPHTIPAQTINRLCGSSMSALHTATANIRAGLGDVYLIGGVEHMGHLPMYESINPNPLLGLSVAKAAGNMGMTAEYLALLHGINRQQMDEFGARSHQLAAKARAEGLFKREIIPVAGHNADGFPIMVEDDETIRPETTVEALSKLPPVFDPKNGQVTAGTSSQISDGASVMLVMSAERAQSLGMKPIARVISLGLAGVDPSIMGYGPVPSTEKALQKANLAIDDIECVELNEAFAAQALPVLKDLKLLEEMDEKVNLHGGAIALGHPFGCSGTRITGSLLTVMSEKDATLGVSTMCIGLGQGITTVLERLN
- a CDS encoding TraB/GumN family protein; translation: MQAASQPLLWQVQDKESRVRLYLFGSLHYGDEKFYPLPDAVLRAYRDSDILAVELDIDALDGRKVRTALEQNGYYAGEKNLQTDLDSQTWTSLINVANTLDVDVQRLNQFKPWLAAMQLTNRQLALSDYQQSLGLDKYFLSEARNQKVVLELESLDEQMQLFNQLSEIEQREFLQTTLNEHEKAEESLNKLADAWYRGDEDVLQTLVFSAFRKRELGQKLYQSIFVERNKNMLNAIDAQLKESQKIFLVVGIGHMLGDDGLVSLLEGRGYRVTQVNTAQKD
- a CDS encoding cell division inhibitor SulA, translating into MTNTVRIDEQPGGEPRYNSGVTELVLTSHSPEQAALLLPMLAYLSKTCHDRWITWIAPHNITRQSLESFGIDTRLIRLIHCHDQQNTLWITWEALAAGNSHTVIASPGKLNDKELKQLESAAAQGHCQGLLLRVR